One genomic segment of Musa acuminata AAA Group cultivar baxijiao chromosome BXJ3-3, Cavendish_Baxijiao_AAA, whole genome shotgun sequence includes these proteins:
- the LOC135633182 gene encoding aldehyde oxidase GLOX1-like: MTIKTLLTSSIKMAASNVAVLLLAILSSAFTTTHGQILHNGRWKLLKRSIGISAMHVALLPNGKVIVFDRTDFGASNISLPSKRCRNDSRDQALRHDCWAHSVEFEPFGRSVRPLTVLTDTWCSAGALTANGTLVQTGGFNDGERAVRYFSPCEGCDWVEDEEGLAVKRWYASAHVLPDGRRVVVVGGRGQFDYEFVPKEMSSGAASTFELPFLRETKDASENNLYPFVHLSPDGNLFIFADTKAILLDYEHHRVVRRFPEMPGGISRNYPSTGSSVLLPILLPHNVSGAIEAEVMICGGTMPNASSLAAKGHFVPASNTCGWLKITDESPAWTMEEMPMGRVMGDMVLLPTGDVLIVNGAGKGSAGWYMGREPVLHPVLYRSGVAGVANQGFEVLSPTTTPRVYHSTAHLLPDGRVLVGGSNPNIKYEFSGVLFPTELSLEAFYPPYLGAPRRPRITGMEPGTEITYGEMLSIEAQLEEGVGEVVVTMVAPAFTTHSFSMNQRLLVLEVGGVRRSSGGCYMVEVMAPASAVIAPRGYYMVFVVQEGVPSRGRWIHVM, translated from the coding sequence ATGACGATAAAAACACTGTTGACATCAAGCATCAAAATGGCAGCTTCTAATGTCGCCGTTCTCCTCCTCGCCATACTCTCCTCCGCCTTCACCACCACCCACGGCCAGATCCTGCACAATGGCCGATGGAAGCTACTGAAGCGAAGCATCGGCATTTCGGCCATGCACGTCGCGCTGCTGCCCAATGGCAAGGTCATCGTCTTCGACCGCACCGACTTCGGCGCCTCCAACATCTCGTTGCCGTCGAAGCGATGCCGCAACGACTCCCGCGACCAAGCCCTCCGTCACGACTGCTGGGCTCACTCCGTCGAGTTCGAACCCTTCGGCCGCTCCGTTCGGCCGCTCACCGTGCTCACCGACACCTGGTGCTCCGCGGGCGCGCTCACCGCCAACGGCACCCTCGTCCAGACCGGTGGATTCAACGACGGCGAGCGCGCGGTTCGGTACTTCTCGCCATGCGAGGGCTGCGACTGGGTCGAGGACGAGGAGGGCCTGGCGGTGAAGCGATGGTACGCGTCCGCCCACGTCTTGCCCGACGGACGACGAGTCGTCGTGGTGGGCGGGCGAGGGCAGTTCGATTACGAGTTCGTGCCCAAGGAGATGAGCTCCGGCGCCGCGTCGACCTTCGAGTTGCCGTTCCTGAGAGAGACGAAGGACGCGTCAGAGAACAACCTCTACCCGTTCGTTCATCTCTCCCCGGACGGCAACCTCTTCATCTTCGCCGACACGAAAGCCATCTTGCTAGATTACGAGCACCATCGAGTGGTTCGCAGATTCCCCGAGATGCCCGGCGGGATctctcgcaactacccgagcacggGCTCGTCGGTCCTCCTGCCGATTTTGCTTCCGCACAACGTCTCCGGCGCAATCGAAGCGGAGGTCATGATATGCGGTGGCACGATGCCTAACGCCAGCTCGCTGGCGGCGAAGGGGCACTTCGTGCCAGCCTCGAACACTTGCGGCTGGCTGAAGATAACCGACGAATCACCTGCGTGGACGATGGAGGAGATGCCGATGGGTCGGGTGATGGGGGACATGGTATTACTACCCACGGGAGACGTTCTCATCGTCAACGGCGCCGGGAAAGGCAGCGCCGGCTGGTACATGGGGAGGGAACCGGTGCTGCACCCAGTCCTCTACAGGAGTGGTGTCGCCGGCGTCGCTAACCAGGGGTTCGAGGTTCTCAGCCCGACAACGACGCCTCGCGTCTACCATTCGACGGCGCATCTGCTACCGGACGGACGGGTGCTGGTCGGCGGCAGCAATCCGAACATTAAGTACGAGTTCTCCGGGGTGCTGTTTCCTACCGAGTTGAGCTTGGAGGCCTTCTACCCTCCTTACCTGGGAGCTCCTCGCCGTCCAAGGATCACTGGGATGGAGCCGGGGACCGAGATAACGTACGGGGAGATGCTGTCCATCGAGGCCCAGCTGGAGGAAGGAGTGGGTGAGGTGGTGGTGACGATGGTGGCGCCGGCGTTCACGACGCACTCGTTCTCGATGAACCAGAGATTGCTGGTGTTGGAGGTGGGAGGGGTTCGTCGCAGCAGCGGCGGGTGCTATATGGTGGAAGTGATGGCTCCGGCGAGCGCCGTTATTGCTCCGAGGGGATACTACATGGTGTTTGTGGTGCAGGAAGGAGTGCCAAGTCGGGGAAGGTGGATTCATGTCATGTAG